Proteins from a single region of Gemmatimonadales bacterium:
- the rplD gene encoding 50S ribosomal protein L4, which translates to MIEAPLYSAAGAKLKTPFALPAETFDGTVHQPVLHEAVKVYLNNQRQGTQKAKTRAEVSGGNQKPWKQKGTGRARQGTTRAPHWRGGGVAFAPVPRDYRTGIPKKVRQLARKSALNARAADGLLAVVERLDFASPKTKEMTALLGKLGFEGRKVLVLTHGINTAAYLSARNLPRAGVLPYTDASAYDILWADALVVEQGALGGEVSTATDAAAAPKTTKKAAKPKVAKAAKAKAAPKKKAAPKAKAPKVKAPKAGARRSTARKAEPKKKGSE; encoded by the coding sequence ATGATTGAGGCTCCGCTGTATTCCGCCGCAGGCGCCAAGCTGAAGACGCCGTTTGCCCTGCCGGCCGAGACCTTTGACGGTACGGTGCACCAGCCGGTCCTCCACGAGGCCGTGAAGGTGTACCTGAACAACCAGCGCCAGGGCACGCAGAAGGCCAAGACCCGGGCGGAAGTGTCGGGCGGCAACCAGAAGCCCTGGAAGCAGAAGGGCACCGGTCGCGCGCGGCAGGGCACCACGCGGGCTCCGCACTGGCGGGGCGGTGGCGTGGCGTTCGCGCCAGTCCCGCGCGATTACCGCACCGGCATCCCGAAGAAGGTGCGCCAGCTGGCGCGGAAGTCGGCGCTCAACGCCCGCGCGGCCGACGGCCTGCTGGCGGTGGTGGAGCGGCTGGATTTTGCGTCGCCCAAGACGAAGGAAATGACGGCGCTCCTCGGCAAGCTCGGGTTCGAGGGCCGGAAGGTCCTCGTGCTGACGCACGGCATCAACACCGCGGCCTACCTGAGCGCCCGGAACCTGCCGCGCGCCGGCGTGCTGCCGTACACCGACGCCTCGGCCTACGACATCCTGTGGGCGGACGCGCTGGTGGTGGAGCAGGGCGCGCTGGGCGGCGAGGTGAGCACCGCGACCGACGCGGCGGCCGCCCCGAAGACGACCAAGAAGGCGGCCAAGCCGAAGGTGGCCAAGGCGGCCAAGGCCAAGGCGGCCCCGAAGAAGAAGGCGGCGCCGAAGGCGAAGGCGCCCAAGGT
- the rplC gene encoding 50S ribosomal protein L3 has protein sequence MTNGLIGRKLGMTRLFAEDGTATPVTVIEAGPCQVVQVKTGTVQLGFGAQKTKNASQAELGHAKAAGLEVAPRIIREFDVAGDTVPAAGSTVTVEIFAAGERVKVTGTTKGKGFQGVVKRHGFGGGPASHGNTRHRKPGSIGPGTNPSRVIKGKKMPGHHGAARHTELGLTVVQVDAERNLLFVRGAIPGSKNGIVTVSKQGGKSRHD, from the coding sequence ATGACGAACGGACTCATTGGCCGGAAGCTCGGCATGACGAGGCTCTTCGCCGAGGACGGCACCGCGACACCGGTGACGGTGATCGAGGCGGGCCCCTGCCAGGTGGTGCAGGTCAAGACCGGCACGGTGCAGCTGGGCTTCGGCGCGCAGAAGACGAAGAACGCGAGCCAGGCGGAACTCGGGCACGCGAAGGCGGCGGGGCTCGAGGTGGCGCCCCGGATCATCCGGGAATTCGACGTGGCGGGTGACACCGTGCCGGCGGCGGGCTCGACCGTGACGGTCGAGATCTTCGCGGCGGGCGAGCGGGTCAAGGTGACCGGCACCACCAAGGGCAAGGGCTTCCAGGGCGTGGTCAAGCGCCACGGCTTCGGCGGCGGCCCGGCGTCCCACGGCAACACGCGGCACCGGAAGCCGGGCTCCATCGGGCCGGGCACCAATCCGTCCCGCGTCATCAAGGGCAAGAAGATGCCGGGCCACCATGGCGCGGCACGTCACACCGAGCTCGGCCTGACGGTCGTGCAGGTGGATGCCGAACGGAATCTCCTCTTCGTGCGCGGGGCCATTCCCGGGTCGAAGAACGGCATCGTGACCGTCTCCAAGCAGGGAGGCAAGAGCCGCCATGATTGA
- the rpsJ gene encoding 30S ribosomal protein S10, whose amino-acid sequence MAQKIRIRLKAFDHVVLDQAAADIVRTAEKTGAQVSGPIPLPMKIERWTVLRSPHVDKKSREQFELRTHKRLLDINDSRPQTVDALTKLDLPAGVDVEIKVQ is encoded by the coding sequence ATGGCCCAGAAGATTCGCATTCGCCTGAAGGCGTTCGACCACGTGGTGCTGGACCAGGCCGCGGCGGACATCGTGCGCACGGCGGAAAAGACCGGCGCCCAGGTGTCCGGGCCGATCCCCCTCCCGATGAAGATCGAGCGGTGGACAGTGCTGCGCAGCCCGCACGTGGACAAGAAGAGCCGGGAGCAGTTCGAGCTCCGGACTCACAAGCGCCTGCTCGACATCAACGACTCTCGCCCGCAGACGGTGGACGCGCTGACGAAGCTCGACCTCCCGGCCGGCGTGGACGTCGAGATCAAGGTCCAGTAG
- the tuf gene encoding elongation factor Tu — MAKAKFERKKPHVNVGTIGHVDHGKTTLTAALTKVSHDRGWGTKYIPYDEVAKASESQGRRDSTKILTIATSHVEYETENRHYAHVDCPGHADYVKNMITGAAQMDGAILVVSATDGPMPQTREHILLARQVNVPSIVVFLNKCDLVDDEELLDLVELEVRELLSAYQYPGDDTPVIRGSAMKAIEGDATYLAKMDELYNALDTFIPEPVRDVEKPFLMPVEDVFSITGRGTVATGRIERGKIKVGEEVALVGFGSEKKTVVTGVEMFRKLLDDGQAGDNVGLLLRGVEKNDIERGMVLAKPGSVTPHTHFEAEVYVLRKEEGGRHTPFFKGYRPQFYFRTTDVTGSVELPAGVEMVMPGDNIGVKVELITPIAMDEGLRFAIREGGRTVGAGVVTKILK; from the coding sequence ATGGCGAAGGCAAAATTTGAGCGGAAGAAGCCGCACGTGAACGTGGGCACCATCGGCCACGTCGACCACGGGAAGACCACCCTGACGGCGGCGCTGACCAAGGTGTCGCACGATCGCGGCTGGGGCACCAAGTACATCCCGTACGACGAGGTGGCCAAGGCCTCCGAGTCGCAGGGGCGGCGTGACTCCACCAAGATCCTGACGATCGCCACCTCGCACGTCGAGTACGAGACCGAGAATCGTCACTACGCGCACGTCGACTGCCCCGGGCACGCCGACTACGTGAAGAACATGATCACCGGCGCGGCGCAGATGGACGGCGCCATCCTGGTGGTGTCGGCCACCGACGGCCCGATGCCCCAGACCCGCGAGCACATCCTCCTGGCCCGCCAGGTGAACGTGCCCTCGATCGTCGTGTTCCTGAACAAGTGCGACCTCGTGGACGACGAAGAGCTCCTCGACCTGGTCGAGCTCGAGGTGCGCGAGCTCCTCAGCGCCTACCAGTACCCGGGCGACGACACGCCGGTCATCCGCGGCTCGGCCATGAAGGCCATCGAGGGCGACGCCACCTATCTCGCGAAGATGGACGAGCTCTACAACGCGCTCGACACCTTCATCCCCGAGCCGGTGCGCGACGTGGAGAAGCCGTTCCTGATGCCGGTCGAGGACGTCTTCTCGATCACCGGCCGCGGCACGGTGGCCACGGGCCGTATCGAGCGCGGCAAGATCAAGGTCGGCGAGGAAGTCGCGCTGGTCGGCTTCGGGTCCGAGAAGAAGACGGTCGTCACGGGCGTCGAGATGTTCCGGAAGCTCCTCGACGACGGCCAGGCGGGCGACAACGTCGGCCTCCTGCTCCGCGGCGTGGAAAAGAACGACATCGAGCGCGGCATGGTCCTGGCCAAGCCGGGTTCCGTCACCCCGCACACCCACTTCGAGGCCGAAGTGTACGTGCTCCGCAAGGAAGAGGGCGGCCGGCACACCCCGTTCTTCAAGGGGTACCGTCCCCAGTTCTACTTCCGGACCACCGACGTGACCGGTTCCGTTGAGCTGCCGGCCGGCGTGGAGATGGTCATGCCGGGCGACAACATCGGCGTCAAGGTGGAACTGATCACCCCGATCGCCATGGATGAAGGCCTCCGCTTCGCCATCCGCGAGGGTGGCCGGACCGTCGGCGCGGGCGTCGTCACCAAGATCCTGAAGTAA